From the genome of uncultured Methanobacterium sp.:
ATTAGCCCAGGGGCCTTTGGGTATGAATATAGTCCCTTCGTGAGGTGCATCCCTGGAGTGGGCAGCGGAAACCACTACTTCACCCCAATCGGTTGTCACCTTCACTGTGTCCCAGTTGGCTACGCCTAATTTTGCCATGTCTTTGGGGTCCATGTAAGCGATTCCACACACCTTTCGGTATTCATCCTTAAGGGTTGAGCCTCTTTTTTTACATGCTCCCTGGTAGATGTCTGAGCCGGTGTTCAGCATCATGTTTAATACTTTTCGTTCTTTGGCTGTTGGTTCTTCTAATTTAACAACTTTGGGAACGACGGGTTTTTCTATATAAGTCATGATTTACACCTCATTCCAGCCATATGGCATCTGTAGGGCAGAATAATTGACATGTCCCACATTTTGTGCATTTTTCTTCACTGAAGAGTTTGATTACGCCATTTTCAACCATCATGATTGTTTCTTCAGTTTTTGATCCGTGTCCACCTGATACTTCGGGACTGATGGATACGTTTACTGGGCAGGCAACCACACAAACTCCACATCCCAAGCAGTTATCTTGATTTACTTTCAATTCCATAATATATCACCCAAAATTTAGGTTTTTAGAGATTCCATCTTGTTTTCCCATGACTTGGACTTGGTTGGGGTGTAGTCCACGTCGGTTCTCTTGACATCTATGGCTTCTACAGGGCAGACATTTTCACATGCTCCGCAGTAGATGCAGTATTTTTCATCTTTGAATACTTTTTCCACCATTTGTCCAGATTCTGCAGGTTGTGGGAATGATAGTACGTCACATGGGCAGATATCTACACAGGCTCCACAAGTGGTACATTTGTCCTGGTCAATTGCCAGTTCACCTTTAAATGCTTTTTTAACCTTTGCAGCGTCGACTGGACAAATTTCCTCACACCATCCACATCGGACACACGCGTCATCATCAATAAATGAACTTCCAGTTATTTTGGAGTCTGCAGGGTCGAGGTCGTACTCACCGTAAGAGCAGGTTCTGCAGGCAGCCATTATGGCATCAACAGGACATGCTTTCTTACATACCAGACAGTAGACACATTTATCTTTGTCCACGTTTATGTCTGAAGCTACTGTTGGGTCGTCTGAGGTTGGTATTTTGCTGTCCATGGTTATGGCATCAGCAGGACACATTTCCTCGCATATACCACAGTTTATACAGGTGTCCTTGTCTATTTCAATTTCACCGGTAACCAGTTTTGCGCGGTCAGGTAGATCCCGGGCAATGGTAATTGCTTCACGGGGACATGCAGTTTCACATGCTTTGCAGTAAATACATGTCTCATCATCAATTTCTGCAGAAGACAGAAGTTCTGGATAAACATCCATGTTTTTGATTGATTCATCATCGATGGTAAATTCTAGAGCGTCTACAGGGCAACCAACACTACACATACCGCATAGGACGCATTTGTTTTCATCAACGCAAATTTTTGATTCATCAGCATCGGTCCGGACTATGGCTCCGATATCACCAAGTTCTATCGCATCTACCGGGCATACTTTTTCACAGATACCGCAGCCAATGCAGACTTCATCTTTGAAGGCCAGCTTCCGCTCTTCTTCAGCTGATCTTGTTACATCAAAGTCCAAAGCTTTGACTTCCTTCGTATTAGAAACCATTTTTTACCTCCATATCTCTATTGAGTGGTAGGAACTAATTCTAAAGGGAATTAATCCCAAATCAAGACACCCTCAGTACCAATAGGATTTCTTAATGTTCTCTGGTTCTTCTAAACTGTTATTACTACTTTAATTTGAACTGCATTCACCGTAATTTTACTTTAAAAATCTAGTTGGCACTATGTGTGTTGATTACACATAATTCTTCTAATATATTTATATATTGCTACTACAATCAAGCCGATAACCATATAAACTGATGTGTATTTACTACACGTACTAAAGTCTAGTTTTAAGACTAAAAACTTAAAAATGAAGCCCCCACTATTGATTTTAAAGCTGATTTATCACCAAATAAGAAAAAAAACATTAAAAATTACATTGAAAAGAAAAAACAAAGGTATTGAATAAGTATTGAATTAACTATAGCTGAATTTTATACTAAGACTTTGAAATGATACCGCTACAATAAATTAACCAAACTTTAAACAACATATAAACTGAATCAGAAAAAGTTATAAAAAGTAGTATTAGCATATATGAGTATAATTCAATCTAACAAAAAAACCAAAACTTAAAAGAGTCTATTTAACCTAAAATAAGTTAATTTTAATTGAACAAATGAATCTGTGAATTTATTAAAAATAGGCGCTACTTAACTGATAGTAAAATTTACAACTTACCAGATCTGTTAAATGGGGGTATGAAAAATGGATAATGCACGAGACGGACCACAATATCGTTTGAAACTAGACAATAAGATAATACTACTTAACAACCGGAAATTTGAGCTTTTAAAGTACATAGATGAATGTGGTTCCATAACCAAAGCTTCCCAGCAGGTTAAAATACCCTACAGAAGTGCCCTGAAATACATCGAAGATTTGGAAAATGATGTTAATAACACCATTGTTTCAACCAAACGAGGAGGAAAAGGAGGAGGGGGCGGAAGCAAATTAACTGATCAGGGAAAATTAATATTGAAGGAATATAGGAAAGTTAACAGCATTTTAAAAATGCATGCCGATGTTAACGAGATAGAAGGCACAATTTCAGATATCGATGTTGAAAATAAGATTGCAAATATCTATCTAAATGGCAATAAAGTCATCCTACCCCTAAGAGGAAACTTTGATATTGGTGACAAAGTTCTGGTTTTAATAAGCCCAGAAGATATTTTTGTCATGCTAAAACCCCAGGAATCCAGCGTCAGAAATGTCTTCAAAGGGAAAATAATCAGCATGAAACTTAAAGACCACCTGGTAAGGTTAACTGTAGATCTTGGTGAAATCAGTCTCTTTGTAGATGTAACTGAATACTCTCGAGAACAGCTGAACTTAAACCTTGGCAAAGAAGTTTATATAGGATTCAAAGCAGCAGCCCTTGCTATGGTTAAAATATAAATTAACTATTTTTTCACTGCTTAAATTTTACAGATTTCAATTTTTATCTTCATTTATTTTATCTTCATTTTTTAAGTTTTTTTCAAAAATTGGGACCCCATTCATCTTATTTCATATCCAAAATCTTTTTCCAACATATTGCACTGGACAAATCGAACACTTATATAGTCCATCAAATAATAAGCCATAGAATAGAGAGACCTCACCATGAATGTGGGGTTTGAAAGGTTTAAATTTATCTTTATTTAAAAAAGGCGTTATTATGAAGATATTGGCCGTTGTAGGAACAAAAAACACCGGGAAAACCACCTTGGTTACTATGATAGTCCAAGAACTGGTTAAACGAGGCCATCAAGTTGCAACAATCAAACACACCCACCATGATCTGGATGTGGAGGGTAAGGATACCTGGAAACACCGCAAAGCAGGGGCAAAGATGGTGGTTGGATCAGGGGAAAGTACATTTTTCCTGATAAACGAGCAAATTGAACTTGAAAAGATCCTTAAATCCATAAAAAACATTGACGAACCAGATTATGTCATAATTGAAGGGTTTAAACATGTAGATTATCCTAAAATCTCAACCACCCCTGCAAAGGATGATTTTACATTAGCCAACGTGGATGTTTTCAAAATAGAACCTGAAGATGTTGTTAACTTAGTAGATCTGGTAGAAAAACGAACCTACGGTCTTATCCCCGGGTCAAATTGTGGAGAATGTGGCTTTGAAACCTGTTTAGATATGGCTAAAGCCATAATTAGGGGAGATGCCTCGGAAGCAGAGTGCAAAATGAAAAAATTTAAGGAAGTGGAACTTTTCATTGGTGATGTGAGCATTCCTTTAAATCCTTTTGTGCAGGATTTCATTAAAAAAAGTGTTAGAGGTATGGTAGAATCCCTTAAAACAGGTGAAACTGATGAATCCTGTGAAAACATTGAGTTAACCATCAGAACTAATGAAGAAGATGTTTAATCAAAAAGATGTTTAGGAAGAAGATGTTTAATCCCCTAAAAACAGTTCAAACAAGCATAAAATTCATTCCATTATATAATCAGCAAATTTAAGGGCATTTTAAATGGTTAAAATTTAAAAAGTCGAAATCTAAAGGTTGAAATTTAAAAAGGTTGAAATCTCTATGAAAACCGATAATTTCCAGAGGCCAATCATATCCCTCCGTATATCCATTACTAACCGCTGTAACATTCGTTGCTTTTATTGCCACCATGATGGCATAATACCGCAAGAATACGAGATGACTCCCTCTGAAATCGAAAGAATTGCCTTGATCGCTAAAAAAATTGGAATTAAAAAAATCAGGCTATCTGGAGGGGAACCACTAATCAGAAAGGATATAGTGGATATCACATCCAGAGTGTCAGCTTTAAAATTTAAGGATGTGGCTATAACCACCAACGGAACATACCTGGAGAAATATGCATCCCAACTCAAAGAAGCCGGACTAAATAGGGTGAATGTGAGTTTTGACACCTTAAACCCTGAAACTTATCGTTTTATTACCAAAAGTAACTACGTTGAACAGGTCAAAAAAGGAATCATAAAAGCAGGTGAAGTGGGACTGTATCCAGTTAAGGTGAACATGGTGGTAATGAAAGATTTAAACCACAAGGAAGTGTGGGATATGTTCAAGTTCTGTAAGGACAATGGCGCAATTCTCCAGATCATTGAACTATTAAAGGCCGAAAGCTGTCCAGATGAGGATTTCTTTGATGATTACCACTACGATATTGGCATTATTGAGGATGAATTAACTAAAAAGGCCACAGATATTAAAACACGCACCTTTATGCAGGATCGGAAGAAATATTTCCTGGAAGGAGGGGAGATCGAGGTGGTCCGCCCCATGGATAACACCGAATTCTGTAAAAACTGCACCCGTCTCAGGATAACCCCTGAAGGGAAGCTTAAACCATGCCTACTGCGGAATGATAACCTGGTTGATCTCATGGAACCCCTCAGACAGGGGGCTTCTGATGAAGAATTAGAAGAACTCTTTTTAAAGGCCATACAGAACAGGACCCCCTTTTATGGGATATGTTAATTTCTTATTGGTCTTTTTTTCAGCCCCCTTTTTCAGCCCGTTAATTAGACTTTAATTAAAAATAATTGAATAAATTCAGAATCATATTCTTTTAGACCATATTCGCCTCACTTTTTAGGTTTATAATCATTTAAGAAATATTTTTTGTGCATTAATATGTTTTTATGCATTAATTTGTTAAATAAGCTTTTATTAAGTCCAATTTATTAGATTAATCGTTATCCCGACTAATTTTTATTCCAATGTAGTTACTACAATCTAAGTATACTCCAATCTAAAACTAATCCAATAAAAACTACTCCCCTTTAAGAGGATGTATGGCTCTTTAAAAACAAACTTACTGCAAAAGTTTACATCGCGTTAGTTATGCATGATCATTCATGAAAGTTTATCAACACCCATCATCCGAATACTGATTTATATTATGTTAAATTAAAAAATACTATTTAAATTTTATTTGATTTATTTTAAATACACCCTGAGAATTATTTTCATTATCATGACCACTATAATAATTAAAAATAGCTAATAACATTATTTATTTAATTAAACAAAAATACTAAACCATATACAGATGTTAAAATCATATATGACTAATTTCAGCCCTTTTTAAAGAATAGGTGCGAGCGAATCTTTATATAATTGTTCAGTATACAGTAAGATTTAACACGGAATCCTCCACAGGTGGTCAAAAAAATGTCAAAAGAACTTAAAAAAGAACTAAAGGAACAGATTAAAGGAAAAGATGAAAAAGAAATCGACAAAGAAATACAAGAACAAATAAAAGGAAAAGATGAAAAAGAAATCAACGAAGAAATACAAGAACAAATAAAAGGAAAAGATGAAAAAGAAATCAACGAAGAAATACAAGAACAAATAAAAGGGGAAGACAAAGATAAAATCGAAAAAAAGGTTCAAGAACAGATAAAGGGGAAAAAATAATCAGATCAAACCTATTTTTATATCAATTCTCTTTTTTAAAGTCTAAACTCGTTATTTAAAATCTAAATTATTAATGTCACATCTATAAATTTTCATTTTATGGTTAATCCAGCAGTTGCCAATTGTATTCAAATCTTTAAATGTACAATCATGATAAATGGAGAATCATGATAAATTGATTTATTACAATGATGCACGGGATTATTATAAATAATTTAAACATTATTTTAGATTATTAAACATTAAAACATCATATATTCAATCTATATGTACAATAAAGATTTATTATTAATTTTTATAGTAATATAATAGTTAAAAATCTAAATTTTTATTAAAAAATGAATATTACCCAATTAATTTTTTCTATTTTTGGGCAGATCTGACAGCGAAAATTAGCAATTTCATTATGCTCTTTTTTATATTTGAAGTGTTTAAATCTGCATAACGAATATAAGTCTTTCGAAATAGGCCTATTCACAAAACTTTATATTACTTATGACTAGACAATTCGTATATCCCATATATCATGAACATTCATGGAAGATTGGGATCAATTTACTCAAAAACATCAGTTATTCCAGAAATTTTTCCAAAAACTGGTGAACGATCATGATAAATTGGCAGGAAATTGATCACAATTAAATCCATCTGTCATGCTATAATTTTTGGATGGAATAAAAAATTGGATTGGATAAAACAATCGATTTGAAGTAGTCGATTGAATAAAAACGTCAATTAATAGGAGGTCGAATATATATGGCATCGTCGTTTAAATCACCTGCAGATACCGCCAAAGCTTGTGTTGGTATTGCAGCGTTGAAAGAAAAAGCCTCATTGAGTAATTTGATTGTTTTGAGTTTCTTAGCAGGGGCTTACATTGCATTTGGAGGGCTTCTAGCAGAAGTTGCAACCGGAGGTATGGCTGCTGCTGGTTACCCTACAGGATTAGTAAAATTCGTCTTTGGTGGAGTGTTCCCAGTCGGGCTGATGCTGGTCGTTATAGCCGGTTCTGAGCTATTTACTGGTAACAACATGTACATGCCCTTTGGAATATTAGAAGGAAAAGCAAGCTGGTTAGGTCTTATCCGTAACTGGGTAGGAAGCTGGGTTTTCAACCTGGTGGGCGCATTATTTGTTGCATACTTCCTGGCATATCTCACCGGTATTTTAACCGCAGATCCTTGGGCAGCAACTGCAGTTACCATCGCTAAAACCAAAGCACTCGGAGGAGCACAATTTGTAGCAGCAGGTAAAACTGTTACATCCTTAACATGGGTACAGGTGTTCTTAAGAGCAATCGGTTGTAACTGGTTGGTATGTCTGGCAGTTTATCTGGCTGTTTCCTCAGATGATATTATTGGTAAAATATTCGGAATATGGTTCCCTATAATGGCTTTCGTAACCATTGGATTTGAGCACGTAGTTGCAAATATGTTCTTTATACCTGTGGGAATATTCATAGGCGGAGTAACCTGGTCCCAGTTCTTCATTAACAACATGATACCCGCTACTCTCGGTAACATCGTTGGTGGAGCAATATTTGTAGCATGTATCTACTGGTTCACCTACCTACGGGGAACAAGTACAAAAGCATAACCTGCAAAAGTTAATTACATGCCCAATGTAAGGTTTTTGCAAATCTTCCATTTTCATTTTTTTGTATCTCTATGAAAAAGGAAGGACTTGCCAAATCCCAAATTTTATCATGAATGATCATATAGCAAACAAGATATTTTCAAGTGTACATGAGCGGAATCAGTGATTTTCCAGAAAATTATCATGAACATTCATGTTTTTTAAAAGAAAAATAGCGGAGGAATACAAAGATGGATATTAAATACGTACCGACAATATGTCCCTACTGCGGTGTTGGATGTGGTATGAACCTGGTAGTTCAGGACGAAAAAGTAGTTGGTGTAGAACCATGGAAAAGACACCCTGTGAATGAGGGAAAGTTATGTCCAAAAGGAAATTTCTGTTATGAAATCATCCACCGAGATGACAGATTAACCACCCCACTTATCAAAGAAAATGGTGAATTCAGAAAAGCTACCTGGGATGAAGCATATGATTTAATAGCATCCAAACTGGGTGCCTACGATCCCAATGAAATAGGTTTCTTCTGCTGTGCCAGATCCCCCAACGAAAACATCTACGTGAACCAGAAATTTGCACGAATAGCCGTTGGAACCCAAAACATCGACCACTGCGCACGACTTTGCCACGGTCCTACCGTAGCTGGACTTGCTGCTTCATTTGGTTCTGGAGCCATGACCAACTCCTATGACAGTTTTGAGGACGCAGATCTGATATTCTCCATTGGAGCCAACAGTCTGGAAGCCCATCCACTGGTTGGAAGAAAGTTAATGAGAGCAAAAATGAAGGGTGCATACTTCATAGTAGCTGACCCCCGATACACTCCAACCGCTAAACAGGCTGACCAGTACATACCATTCAAAACCGGAACTGACGTTGCATTAATGAATGCAATGATGAACGTTATAATCAGTGAAGGCTTAGAAGACAAGGAATTCATAGAAAAACGAACAAAAAACTACGAAGAACTGAAAAAAGTAGTAGCCAAATACACTCCTGAAATGGCCGCAGAAATAACTCAAGTTCCAGCTGACGTCATAAGGGACATAGCAATAAAATACGCTAAAGCTGATAAAGCAGCTATAGTTTACTCACTTGGTATAACCGAACACTCCCACGGTGTGGACAACGTTCAGCAAACCGCCAACCTGGCCATGCTCACCGGGAACATCGGAAGACTAGGAACCGGAGTAAACCCATTAAGAGGTCAAAACAACGTTCAAGGTGCCTGTGATATGGGAGCATTACCTACCGACTA
Proteins encoded in this window:
- a CDS encoding molybdopterin dinucleotide binding domain-containing protein — translated: MTYIEKPVVPKVVKLEEPTAKERKVLNMMLNTGSDIYQGACKKRGSTLKDEYRKVCGIAYMDPKDMAKLGVANWDTVKVTTDWGEVVVSAAHSRDAPHEGTIFIPKGPWANVITSHETYCCCDPTYKGIYCTVETSDEKVLLMADLMRAVYKKYVKDEESIPGLESLGEMPVYKKK
- a CDS encoding 4Fe-4S binding protein, which translates into the protein MELKVNQDNCLGCGVCVVACPVNVSISPEVSGGHGSKTEETIMMVENGVIKLFSEEKCTKCGTCQLFCPTDAIWLE
- the fwdF gene encoding tungsten-dependent formylmethanofuran dehydrogenase subunit FwdF encodes the protein MVSNTKEVKALDFDVTRSAEEERKLAFKDEVCIGCGICEKVCPVDAIELGDIGAIVRTDADESKICVDENKCVLCGMCSVGCPVDALEFTIDDESIKNMDVYPELLSSAEIDDETCIYCKACETACPREAITIARDLPDRAKLVTGEIEIDKDTCINCGICEEMCPADAITMDSKIPTSDDPTVASDINVDKDKCVYCLVCKKACPVDAIMAACRTCSYGEYDLDPADSKITGSSFIDDDACVRCGWCEEICPVDAAKVKKAFKGELAIDQDKCTTCGACVDICPCDVLSFPQPAESGQMVEKVFKDEKYCIYCGACENVCPVEAIDVKRTDVDYTPTKSKSWENKMESLKT
- a CDS encoding TOBE domain-containing protein, with protein sequence MDNARDGPQYRLKLDNKIILLNNRKFELLKYIDECGSITKASQQVKIPYRSALKYIEDLENDVNNTIVSTKRGGKGGGGGSKLTDQGKLILKEYRKVNSILKMHADVNEIEGTISDIDVENKIANIYLNGNKVILPLRGNFDIGDKVLVLISPEDIFVMLKPQESSVRNVFKGKIISMKLKDHLVRLTVDLGEISLFVDVTEYSREQLNLNLGKEVYIGFKAAALAMVKI
- the mobB gene encoding molybdopterin-guanine dinucleotide biosynthesis protein B, which codes for MKILAVVGTKNTGKTTLVTMIVQELVKRGHQVATIKHTHHDLDVEGKDTWKHRKAGAKMVVGSGESTFFLINEQIELEKILKSIKNIDEPDYVIIEGFKHVDYPKISTTPAKDDFTLANVDVFKIEPEDVVNLVDLVEKRTYGLIPGSNCGECGFETCLDMAKAIIRGDASEAECKMKKFKEVELFIGDVSIPLNPFVQDFIKKSVRGMVESLKTGETDESCENIELTIRTNEEDV
- the moaA gene encoding GTP 3',8-cyclase MoaA; the protein is MKTDNFQRPIISLRISITNRCNIRCFYCHHDGIIPQEYEMTPSEIERIALIAKKIGIKKIRLSGGEPLIRKDIVDITSRVSALKFKDVAITTNGTYLEKYASQLKEAGLNRVNVSFDTLNPETYRFITKSNYVEQVKKGIIKAGEVGLYPVKVNMVVMKDLNHKEVWDMFKFCKDNGAILQIIELLKAESCPDEDFFDDYHYDIGIIEDELTKKATDIKTRTFMQDRKKYFLEGGEIEVVRPMDNTEFCKNCTRLRITPEGKLKPCLLRNDNLVDLMEPLRQGASDEELEELFLKAIQNRTPFYGIC
- a CDS encoding formate/nitrite transporter family protein is translated as MASSFKSPADTAKACVGIAALKEKASLSNLIVLSFLAGAYIAFGGLLAEVATGGMAAAGYPTGLVKFVFGGVFPVGLMLVVIAGSELFTGNNMYMPFGILEGKASWLGLIRNWVGSWVFNLVGALFVAYFLAYLTGILTADPWAATAVTIAKTKALGGAQFVAAGKTVTSLTWVQVFLRAIGCNWLVCLAVYLAVSSDDIIGKIFGIWFPIMAFVTIGFEHVVANMFFIPVGIFIGGVTWSQFFINNMIPATLGNIVGGAIFVACIYWFTYLRGTSTKA
- the fdhF gene encoding formate dehydrogenase subunit alpha — protein: MDIKYVPTICPYCGVGCGMNLVVQDEKVVGVEPWKRHPVNEGKLCPKGNFCYEIIHRDDRLTTPLIKENGEFRKATWDEAYDLIASKLGAYDPNEIGFFCCARSPNENIYVNQKFARIAVGTQNIDHCARLCHGPTVAGLAASFGSGAMTNSYDSFEDADLIFSIGANSLEAHPLVGRKLMRAKMKGAYFIVADPRYTPTAKQADQYIPFKTGTDVALMNAMMNVIISEGLEDKEFIEKRTKNYEELKKVVAKYTPEMAAEITQVPADVIRDIAIKYAKADKAAIVYSLGITEHSHGVDNVQQTANLAMLTGNIGRLGTGVNPLRGQNNVQGACDMGALPTDYPGYRKVADEEVMKDVTCTWGCSDLGCEPGLKIPEMIESAYKGDLKVLYITGEDPVISDPDTHHVEAALENLDFFVVQDIFMTDTAEFADVVLPAACWAEQEGTFTNGERRVQLIRKAVDAPGESKYDWEIFCDLAKRMGADPEMFTYESAQDIFEEVRTVTPQYAGMNRERLERPEALHWPCPSEDHPGTAMMHVEKFAHPDGLGIFSPLEEQGPVETPDEEYPLILTTTRLLFHYHAAMTRRASTLDREVPTGYVEINTEDAAKLGIINKEKVKVKSRRGEIEIPARVTDDIIEGIVNIPMHFRECSANILTNAAAIDPRSGMPEYKACAVAISKMEGSK